From Thermogladius calderae 1633, a single genomic window includes:
- the map gene encoding type II methionyl aminopeptidase encodes MDEEEVRSYIKAGEIARRVREKAEKMVRPGIGVLELARELEREIVELGGQPAFPVNIGINEVAAHYTPTPEDTGVIPDGSVVKVDLGVHVNGYIADTATTVCFNPALEGLVEATRRALEEVVKVFKPGVRAREIGRVVERVVKSAGYKPIVNLSGHSMDLYLIHSGKTIPNYDDLTALWRIGEGAFAVEPFATDGSGLVREGSEVTIYALRPVRRVELTAPEGDFYRRVYGERRTLPFTFRWYPDYYGQSQRILGSLSGRGLLVKYPVLVEKTNRPVAQFEHTFLVLGKDVIVTTM; translated from the coding sequence ATGGACGAAGAGGAAGTAAGGAGCTACATAAAGGCCGGGGAGATCGCCAGGAGAGTCAGAGAGAAGGCGGAGAAGATGGTGAGGCCAGGTATAGGGGTTCTCGAGCTGGCCCGAGAGCTCGAGAGGGAGATCGTCGAGCTGGGCGGCCAGCCGGCGTTCCCGGTGAACATAGGGATTAACGAGGTAGCGGCTCACTACACCCCTACTCCCGAGGACACGGGTGTCATACCAGACGGCTCCGTAGTCAAGGTGGACCTGGGGGTTCACGTCAACGGTTACATAGCCGACACGGCCACCACTGTGTGCTTTAACCCGGCTCTCGAGGGTCTTGTCGAGGCTACCAGGAGGGCCCTAGAGGAGGTGGTCAAAGTCTTCAAGCCGGGTGTGAGGGCGAGGGAGATAGGCAGAGTCGTGGAGAGGGTTGTGAAGTCCGCCGGCTATAAGCCGATAGTCAACTTGAGTGGTCACAGCATGGACCTCTACCTAATCCACAGTGGTAAGACCATCCCCAACTACGACGACTTGACAGCTCTGTGGAGGATAGGGGAAGGGGCTTTCGCGGTCGAGCCGTTCGCGACAGACGGCTCGGGCCTCGTGAGGGAGGGTAGCGAAGTCACTATCTACGCTCTGAGACCTGTTAGGCGCGTGGAGCTAACCGCCCCCGAGGGGGACTTCTACAGGCGAGTCTACGGGGAGAGGAGGACTCTCCCCTTCACCTTTAGGTGGTACCCGGACTATTACGGCCAGTCGCAGCGCATACTGGGCTCGCTGAGCGGTAGGGGGCTGCTCGTGAAGTATCCCGTCCTGGTCGAGAAGACGAACAGGCCGGTAGCGCAGTTCGAGCACACGTTCCTCGTCCTGGGAAAGGACGTCATTGTAACGACGATGTGA
- a CDS encoding DUF1512 domain-containing protein, with amino-acid sequence MNGDTISLITQIIWLIIFILLITGLNTKIQMRIWAMDIRNKLNLIKRIIDEDRVRVEKMISNLGYQTPSALVGRVLDFFTIEPVSIEPVDIIKRLDHMIRTSEATVRRFVESSLPNTGKFERSLVETSIEVLAGLNLIYKVIRHYLLTGEKENNWVLLMQLELLMPTIMRYVETYHMALDPFMSGKPVGDSVGPLVVYNLLEKSKVVSKRVIEDTSVFETWLEDRRVFFVKAEGPGSNVGHPGAVIRKLVEELKGNVDLIVTIDAALKLEGEETGSIAEGVGAAIGDPGPEKIAIERAAAEYGIPLRALIVKMDYREALTVMKKEIFEASRKAVDYVLKLIKEETKPNATVIVAGIGNTIGVPM; translated from the coding sequence ATGAACGGAGACACGATTTCCCTGATAACCCAGATAATCTGGCTGATAATATTCATACTGTTGATCACCGGGCTAAACACGAAAATCCAGATGAGAATCTGGGCAATGGATATTAGGAACAAATTGAACCTGATCAAGAGGATCATTGACGAGGACAGGGTCCGAGTCGAGAAGATGATCTCGAACCTTGGTTACCAGACGCCCTCGGCCCTCGTAGGGAGGGTCCTGGACTTCTTCACGATAGAGCCCGTTAGTATCGAGCCAGTGGACATCATAAAGAGACTGGACCACATGATAAGAACCAGTGAGGCGACCGTAAGGAGGTTTGTCGAGAGCTCTCTACCAAACACTGGTAAATTCGAGAGGAGCCTTGTCGAGACCAGCATCGAGGTGTTAGCGGGTCTAAACCTTATATACAAGGTGATAAGGCACTACCTCTTAACTGGAGAGAAAGAGAACAACTGGGTTCTTCTAATGCAACTAGAACTCCTAATGCCTACGATTATGAGGTACGTTGAGACCTACCATATGGCCCTAGACCCGTTCATGTCCGGGAAGCCCGTTGGAGACTCTGTCGGCCCCCTCGTAGTCTACAATCTACTCGAGAAGTCGAAGGTCGTGTCGAAGAGGGTTATCGAAGACACCAGCGTGTTCGAGACTTGGCTAGAGGACAGGAGGGTCTTCTTCGTGAAGGCCGAGGGGCCGGGTAGCAACGTCGGCCACCCAGGGGCGGTAATAAGAAAACTGGTGGAGGAGCTCAAGGGCAACGTGGACTTGATCGTGACGATAGACGCCGCCCTAAAACTAGAGGGAGAGGAGACAGGCTCAATAGCGGAGGGTGTGGGTGCTGCCATCGGAGACCCCGGCCCCGAGAAGATCGCGATCGAGAGGGCCGCGGCAGAGTACGGGATACCCTTGAGAGCGCTAATCGTAAAGATGGACTACAGGGAGGCTCTCACCGTTATGAAGAAGGAGATATTCGAGGCTTCTAGGAAGGCCGTTGACTACGTCCTCAAGCTTATCAAGGAGGAGACCAAGCCGAATGCCACCGTTATAGTAGCGGGTATAGGCAACACCATAGGGGTGCCTATGTGA
- a CDS encoding transcriptional regulator, translating into MKSILEFAARHVEPSLKRSLAIKLLARGVDRGKVSTCLGISPALLTRYIKGERGLHDFTRIKDVDERLDKLAEEVASGRKCGLDAYTELLNLTFYVLYKKYACGIHYVATRDVNPAKCNACPALFGKLFEWRFQH; encoded by the coding sequence ATGAAGAGCATACTAGAGTTCGCCGCCAGGCACGTAGAGCCCTCGCTAAAGAGGAGCCTCGCAATCAAGCTCCTGGCCAGAGGAGTCGACCGGGGCAAGGTGAGCACGTGCTTAGGCATTTCGCCAGCCCTCTTAACGAGGTACATTAAGGGCGAGCGGGGCTTACACGACTTCACGAGAATTAAGGACGTCGACGAGAGACTGGACAAGCTCGCCGAGGAGGTAGCCTCGGGGCGAAAGTGCGGCCTAGACGCCTACACTGAGCTCTTAAACCTCACTTTTTACGTTTTGTACAAGAAGTACGCGTGTGGAATACACTACGTAGCCACGAGAGACGTGAACCCGGCCAAGTGCAATGCCTGTCCAGCACTATTCGGCAAGCTGTTTGAGTGGCGATTCCAACACTAG
- a CDS encoding Lrp/AsnC family transcriptional regulator: MPKATAIVLIQTEIGAESRVLDELYKIPEVTEAYIVYGTYDVVVKIESESLEKIREIVTNKIRKLPDIRTTITMIVVEERLKSKSSQG, translated from the coding sequence ATGCCCAAGGCGACCGCGATAGTATTAATTCAGACCGAGATCGGAGCAGAGTCGCGTGTCCTAGACGAGCTTTACAAGATCCCGGAGGTTACTGAGGCTTACATTGTTTATGGGACTTACGACGTAGTGGTGAAGATTGAGTCGGAGTCCCTAGAGAAGATAAGGGAGATAGTCACAAACAAGATAAGGAAACTACCCGACATAAGGACCACAATTACAATGATCGTGGTCGAGGAGAGACTCAAGAGTAAGAGTAGCCAAGGTTAG
- the tpiA gene encoding triose-phosphate isomerase, producing the protein MKPIIVVNYKAYYPQSFGEHALRIARDAVRVMKELGGGVEIVLAPPYTEIRRVVEEVTGSGVRVFAQHADPVEPGAVTGFMPLEGLKEAGVSGVILNHSEHRLKLADINSLVKKAAKLGLETLVCADEPETGAAVAALEPNYVAVEPPELIGTGISVSKAKPEVIIRSVELIRRVNSRVVILTGAGITDGQDVYSAIRYGTSGVLVASAIVKAKDPYSVIRDMAVSALKAVTGQ; encoded by the coding sequence CTGAAGCCTATTATAGTCGTAAACTACAAGGCCTACTACCCCCAGAGCTTCGGTGAGCATGCTTTAAGGATTGCTCGGGACGCGGTTAGAGTAATGAAAGAACTGGGCGGTGGAGTCGAGATCGTTCTGGCCCCGCCCTACACTGAAATACGGAGGGTCGTCGAAGAGGTAACAGGGTCTGGTGTTAGGGTCTTCGCACAACACGCCGACCCCGTGGAGCCTGGAGCTGTTACGGGTTTCATGCCGCTCGAGGGTCTCAAAGAGGCGGGTGTGAGCGGAGTCATACTTAACCACAGCGAGCACAGGCTCAAACTTGCGGACATCAACTCACTGGTCAAGAAGGCCGCTAAGCTCGGGCTGGAGACGCTTGTCTGCGCCGACGAGCCCGAGACGGGCGCTGCCGTGGCCGCTCTCGAACCCAACTACGTCGCTGTCGAGCCACCTGAGCTTATAGGCACGGGTATTAGTGTGAGTAAGGCTAAACCAGAAGTCATTATTAGGAGTGTTGAACTCATCAGGAGAGTCAATAGTAGAGTAGTGATCTTGACGGGCGCCGGCATAACGGACGGGCAAGACGTGTACTCGGCTATAAGGTACGGGACGAGCGGCGTTCTAGTCGCGTCGGCGATCGTGAAGGCGAAAGACCCCTACTCAGTTATAAGGGACATGGCTGTAAGCGCTCTTAAAGCCGTCACCGGCCAGTAG
- the fbp gene encoding fructose-1,6-bisphosphate aldolase/phosphatase yields the protein MADKITLSVIKADVGSISGHYMPHPDQLAAATKVLSEAKQKGLLIDFYVTHVGDDIQLIMTHTKGPDHPDIHGLAWDAFQAATKVAKELKLYAAGQDLLSDAFSGNVRGLGPGVAELEMEERKAEPVITFHADKTEPGAFNLPMYRIFADPFNTAGLVIDPRMHAGFVFEVFDVYEGKSVLLKTPEESYDLLALIGTPGRYIVRRVYRKEDNLLAAVVSVERLNLVAGQYVGKDDPVAIVRAQSGLPAVGEILEAFAFPHLVAGWMRGSHHGPLVPVSMRYARVTRFDGPPRVLALGWNISKGRLIGPADLFDDVAFDETRRLALQIAEYMRRHGPFMPHRLGPEEMEYTTLPEVLERLKNRFVKTEEVKVVKRHSEMLSGEHD from the coding sequence ATGGCAGATAAGATTACACTATCTGTTATAAAGGCGGACGTTGGTAGCATATCTGGTCACTACATGCCGCACCCCGACCAGCTCGCAGCTGCGACCAAAGTCCTGTCGGAGGCCAAGCAGAAGGGGCTGCTAATAGACTTCTACGTCACCCACGTTGGAGACGACATACAGCTAATTATGACCCACACCAAGGGACCAGACCACCCGGACATACACGGGCTCGCCTGGGACGCGTTCCAGGCCGCTACCAAGGTGGCCAAGGAGCTCAAACTCTACGCCGCAGGCCAGGACCTACTGAGCGACGCCTTCAGCGGCAACGTTAGAGGGCTTGGGCCGGGTGTTGCCGAGCTCGAGATGGAGGAGAGGAAAGCCGAGCCGGTCATCACTTTCCACGCCGACAAGACGGAGCCCGGCGCCTTCAACCTACCCATGTACAGGATCTTCGCCGACCCCTTCAACACCGCCGGGCTTGTCATCGACCCCAGGATGCATGCCGGTTTCGTCTTCGAGGTGTTCGACGTATACGAGGGCAAGAGCGTCCTGCTAAAGACGCCTGAGGAGTCCTACGACCTGCTCGCGCTGATAGGCACCCCCGGCAGGTACATTGTTAGGAGGGTCTATAGGAAAGAAGACAACCTACTCGCTGCCGTTGTAAGTGTCGAGAGGCTGAACCTGGTAGCGGGCCAGTACGTTGGCAAGGACGACCCCGTGGCGATCGTTAGAGCGCAATCCGGGCTACCAGCCGTGGGCGAGATACTCGAGGCGTTCGCGTTCCCTCACCTGGTCGCTGGCTGGATGAGGGGCAGCCACCACGGCCCCCTAGTACCGGTTTCCATGAGGTACGCCAGGGTGACGAGGTTCGACGGGCCGCCCAGGGTACTAGCGCTCGGTTGGAACATCAGCAAAGGCAGGTTGATAGGCCCGGCCGACCTGTTCGACGACGTGGCGTTCGACGAGACTAGGAGGCTGGCTCTACAGATAGCCGAGTACATGCGTAGGCACGGGCCCTTCATGCCGCACAGGCTCGGACCGGAGGAGATGGAGTACACTACTCTACCAGAGGTGCTTGAGAGACTCAAGAACAGGTTCGTCAAGACCGAGGAAGTTAAGGTCGTGAAGAGACACAGCGAGATGTTAAGCGGGGAACACGACTAA
- a CDS encoding metal-dependent hydrolase, producing MARIKYLGHSAFEVVLKGLDGKEKTVLVDPWIDNPLSPVRLDYFKGKKVDYILVTHDHGDHLGNAFEIAEVTGATIVGVYELAEEAESRGFKSIGGNIGGPLKIGDLLVVMTPATHSSSKGTPVGFVVKGQDVSFYHAGDTGLFCEMSLIGELYSPDVAMLPIGGHFTMGVREAVKAVELIRPRVVVPMHYNTFPVIKEDPARFKELVEATTPSRVVVLRPGDELQYP from the coding sequence ATGGCCCGCATCAAGTACCTAGGCCACAGCGCCTTTGAAGTGGTTTTGAAAGGCCTAGACGGTAAGGAGAAGACCGTGCTCGTAGACCCGTGGATCGACAACCCCTTGAGCCCTGTTAGGCTAGACTACTTCAAGGGCAAGAAGGTCGACTACATCCTGGTTACGCACGACCACGGCGACCACTTAGGGAACGCCTTCGAGATCGCCGAGGTTACAGGGGCGACTATAGTCGGCGTTTACGAGCTGGCCGAGGAAGCAGAGTCTAGGGGTTTTAAGTCGATAGGGGGGAACATAGGTGGCCCATTGAAAATCGGAGACCTCCTCGTAGTCATGACGCCCGCCACGCACTCCTCTTCCAAGGGTACACCTGTCGGCTTCGTCGTGAAAGGGCAGGACGTGTCGTTCTACCACGCAGGCGACACCGGGTTGTTCTGCGAGATGAGCCTCATCGGCGAGTTGTACAGCCCGGATGTAGCTATGCTACCTATAGGCGGTCACTTCACGATGGGTGTCAGGGAGGCTGTTAAAGCAGTCGAACTAATAAGGCCCAGGGTCGTCGTGCCTATGCACTACAACACCTTCCCCGTCATAAAGGAAGACCCCGCCAGGTTCAAGGAGCTCGTTGAGGCTACGACGCCCTCTAGAGTAGTAGTCTTGAGGCCAGGCGACGAGTTACAGTACCCGTAG
- a CDS encoding PAS domain-containing protein — MAPEEIEGIFRALPLEVTYGDVNDRVRFFSESEIAGGFVRTKTILGRRIPFCHPPRLEKYVMTNVEALKKGQFKYGEFWTRLGDRMIRVLIAPVKNWEGKLLGTLEIVEDLTDVVNNPEEVKKKILVL; from the coding sequence TTGGCACCGGAGGAGATTGAAGGCATTTTCAGGGCGCTACCACTCGAAGTAACGTACGGCGACGTAAACGACAGAGTCAGGTTCTTCTCGGAGAGCGAGATAGCCGGCGGCTTTGTGAGGACGAAGACCATACTGGGGAGGAGGATACCGTTCTGCCACCCACCGAGGCTCGAGAAGTACGTCATGACAAACGTCGAGGCCTTGAAGAAGGGGCAGTTCAAGTACGGAGAGTTCTGGACGAGGCTGGGAGACAGGATGATAAGGGTCTTAATCGCGCCCGTCAAGAACTGGGAAGGAAAGCTACTCGGGACACTAGAGATAGTTGAAGACTTGACGGACGTCGTGAACAACCCCGAGGAGGTCAAGAAGAAGATCCTGGTGCTATAG
- a CDS encoding tyrosine--tRNA ligase: protein MSKSRFDIAVRNTLEVVLPEELSQKLESGQRVTGYLGFEPSGLVHVGWLIWMFKVRDLTSIGVDFTVLEATWHAYINDKLGGDMDMIRKAARFVRHVLRAVGVESNIRFVDAEELVSNESYWGLLLKAAKATSLARVKRALTIMGRRAEEAELDSSKVIYPLMQVTDIFYLGVDIALGGMDQRKAHMLARDIAEKLGFKKPIAVHTPILTGLSGPGRRMEGLEVDDVLADAKMSKSKPETAIFIHDSPEEVESKVMRAYCPPRVVEFNPVMELNKYLLFQQEGFRLVVERPEKYGGTVVYNDYYELERAYVEGKLHPLDLKKATAQSLNKLLEDIRRRLFSSGEAVALLEELRHAKVTR, encoded by the coding sequence TTGTCCAAGAGCAGGTTCGATATAGCCGTCAGGAACACTCTCGAAGTAGTCTTGCCCGAGGAACTTTCGCAGAAGTTGGAAAGCGGGCAGAGGGTGACGGGCTACCTGGGCTTCGAGCCGAGCGGGCTAGTCCATGTAGGGTGGCTCATATGGATGTTCAAAGTAAGGGACTTGACGAGCATAGGCGTGGACTTCACGGTGCTAGAGGCCACGTGGCACGCGTACATCAACGACAAGTTGGGAGGAGACATGGACATGATAAGAAAGGCCGCCAGGTTCGTTCGGCACGTCCTGAGGGCTGTTGGAGTCGAGTCCAATATCAGGTTCGTAGACGCAGAGGAGCTGGTCTCCAACGAGAGTTACTGGGGGTTGTTGCTCAAGGCAGCTAAGGCGACGAGTCTCGCTAGGGTGAAGAGGGCACTCACAATCATGGGGCGTAGAGCCGAGGAGGCCGAGCTGGACTCCTCCAAGGTCATATACCCGTTAATGCAGGTCACAGACATCTTCTACCTGGGAGTCGACATAGCTCTGGGCGGGATGGACCAGAGGAAGGCCCACATGCTCGCACGCGACATCGCGGAGAAGCTGGGTTTCAAGAAGCCGATAGCCGTCCACACACCGATTCTGACCGGCCTCAGCGGGCCGGGGCGGAGAATGGAGGGGCTTGAAGTAGACGACGTGTTAGCCGACGCTAAAATGAGCAAGAGCAAACCCGAGACAGCCATATTCATCCACGACAGTCCTGAGGAGGTCGAGTCAAAGGTGATGAGAGCCTACTGCCCACCGAGGGTGGTCGAGTTCAACCCTGTAATGGAGTTGAACAAGTACCTCCTATTCCAGCAGGAGGGCTTCAGACTCGTCGTCGAAAGACCGGAGAAGTACGGAGGGACTGTTGTCTACAACGACTATTACGAGCTGGAGAGGGCCTACGTCGAGGGCAAGCTACACCCGCTGGACTTAAAGAAGGCCACCGCGCAGAGCCTCAACAAGCTCTTAGAGGACATTAGGAGGAGGTTGTTCAGTAGCGGGGAGGCTGTCGCTCTACTCGAAGAGTTGAGGCACGCAAAGGTGACAAGGTGA
- the pyk gene encoding pyruvate kinase, giving the protein MAGLKTKIIVTLGPATKSYDIIKRLIKEGVSGFRINFSHGDTSEWDLFVKLVREAASELDQPTSLIGDLRGPQIRIGVLDQGVLKVERDQVLRFVFGEKAGEKEIPVRSKSLFETVEVGDTILVGDGECILRVVEVGDDYFQARALYDGVIGSGKKIVARGKEPNVPLLSSEDVSLVKYAVDREFTFIGVSYVRSGHDINVVRNLIEGMKGSTGIIAKIETPTAYRNLAEIVSSSDMVLIARGDLGLHFDLEKLPTIQKEVIISSVSYGRPVIVATQILESMVEQPRPSRSEVVDVYSAVQDMVDALMLTNETAVGKYPLETVRWLKKIIESAEANIKVEQAKSIRDSLAKRSLKDKYVHGLLSLAESVEGKVLVFSKTGSVPPLIARMRPQVPVIVGTPDRRLAERLTLFYGLKVYDMSKNVQGDVSYEEGIRLLESLARSRGELSIGDVVAESFARPGEDMHEILIKRILF; this is encoded by the coding sequence GTGGCGGGTTTGAAAACGAAGATCATTGTGACTCTTGGCCCGGCTACTAAGTCCTACGACATCATAAAAAGGCTGATTAAAGAGGGCGTGTCCGGGTTCAGAATTAACTTCAGCCACGGCGACACGAGCGAGTGGGATTTATTTGTCAAACTAGTCAGGGAGGCGGCGAGCGAGCTCGATCAGCCGACCTCGCTTATAGGGGACCTGAGAGGCCCGCAGATCAGGATAGGCGTCTTAGACCAGGGGGTTCTCAAAGTAGAGCGAGACCAGGTTTTGAGGTTTGTCTTCGGGGAGAAAGCCGGGGAGAAAGAAATCCCGGTAAGGTCTAAGAGCCTCTTCGAGACCGTAGAGGTTGGTGACACGATACTGGTTGGAGACGGCGAGTGCATCCTACGAGTCGTCGAGGTAGGAGACGACTATTTCCAGGCGAGAGCTCTCTACGACGGAGTTATAGGGTCGGGCAAGAAGATTGTTGCGAGAGGCAAGGAGCCCAACGTGCCTCTCCTGTCAAGCGAAGACGTCTCGTTGGTCAAGTATGCTGTGGACCGCGAGTTCACGTTCATAGGGGTTAGCTATGTTAGGAGCGGGCACGACATCAATGTCGTGAGGAACCTTATCGAGGGTATGAAGGGCTCTACGGGGATAATAGCGAAAATAGAGACTCCCACAGCGTATAGGAACCTAGCCGAGATCGTCAGCTCGAGCGACATGGTACTCATCGCGAGAGGAGACCTCGGCCTACACTTCGACCTAGAGAAGCTCCCCACTATACAGAAGGAGGTGATCATCTCCTCCGTCAGCTACGGGAGGCCCGTCATAGTAGCGACCCAGATCCTCGAGTCGATGGTAGAGCAACCTAGGCCGAGTAGGAGCGAGGTAGTAGACGTCTATAGCGCTGTCCAAGACATGGTCGACGCCCTTATGTTGACGAACGAGACGGCTGTCGGAAAGTACCCTCTCGAGACTGTTAGGTGGTTGAAGAAGATAATCGAGTCGGCCGAGGCCAACATCAAAGTAGAGCAGGCCAAGAGTATCAGGGATTCGCTGGCCAAGAGGTCTCTCAAGGACAAGTACGTCCACGGCCTGTTGTCTTTAGCTGAGAGCGTGGAGGGTAAAGTGCTCGTCTTCTCCAAAACCGGCTCTGTACCCCCGCTGATAGCCAGGATGAGGCCCCAAGTCCCCGTGATAGTCGGCACGCCCGACAGAAGACTGGCCGAGAGGCTAACGCTATTCTACGGTCTCAAAGTGTACGACATGAGCAAGAATGTTCAGGGCGATGTCAGTTATGAAGAGGGGATTAGGTTGCTGGAAAGTCTCGCCAGGAGTAGAGGAGAGCTCTCAATCGGGGACGTCGTGGCGGAGTCTTTCGCTAGGCCAGGCGAAGACATGCACGAGATCCTAATCAAAAGGATACTGTTTTAA